The following are from one region of the Hydrogenimonas sp. SS33 genome:
- the rsmD gene encoding 16S rRNA (guanine(966)-N(2))-methyltransferase RsmD: MKRNGENLTTRIIGGKYKGKKITLPSKAVTRSSKARLRESLFNTLQFDLLDKNFIEMFGGSGSVGLEALSRGAKRAWFIELDSDSFRTLQANCRTIDPGSCDIRKGDAFAVLPHILSELKQKGERAYLYIDPPFSIREGYEEIYDKVVETVAKLPAETVEKVIVEHMTRYPFPDEIGPFRRTKFKKFGKSALSYYESR; this comes from the coding sequence ATGAAACGAAACGGTGAAAATCTGACGACACGCATCATCGGCGGAAAGTACAAGGGAAAGAAGATCACGCTTCCCTCCAAAGCGGTAACCCGCAGTTCGAAGGCGCGCCTGAGGGAGTCGCTTTTCAATACCCTTCAGTTCGACCTGCTCGACAAAAACTTCATCGAAATGTTCGGAGGGAGCGGGTCGGTAGGGCTGGAAGCGTTGAGCCGCGGGGCGAAACGGGCATGGTTCATCGAACTCGACAGTGACTCCTTCAGGACCCTTCAGGCCAACTGCCGCACGATAGACCCCGGCAGTTGCGACATACGCAAGGGCGACGCGTTTGCCGTCCTGCCCCACATCCTTTCGGAACTGAAGCAGAAGGGGGAGCGTGCCTACCTCTATATTGACCCGCCGTTCTCCATTCGCGAAGGGTATGAAGAGATCTACGATAAGGTGGTCGAAACTGTCGCGAAACTGCCTGCCGAGACTGTTGAAAAGGTGATCGTCGAGCATATGACGCGCTACCCTTTCCCCGATGAAATCGGCCCTTTCCGCAGGACGAAATTCAAAAAATTCGGCAAAAGCGCCCTCAGCTACTACGAGAGCCGGTAG
- a CDS encoding flagellar basal body P-ring protein FlgI, which translates to MRRTVFLFLFLVPIFVQAAKIKEISNILGVRDNQLIGYGLVVGLNKTGDGTTSKFTLQTISNMLQSMNVKLDPKDIKSKNVAAVMVTATLPPFARQGDKLDVVVSSMGDAKSLEGGTLLMTPLKGVDGRIYALAQGSITIGGRNGRGGGTLNHATAGRIPGGALVEQEVPFDLYSQKLATLSLKTANFQNAVSIQKILNRFYKKRVAVAVDARTIRLKKPENLSMTEFLAQVGDLSIDYETLPKIVIDERTGTVVAGVDVEVEPVMITHGDIVIKIDERKRLPAVTKGSGAVNIGASTQVQPQNNAVVTRSGATTVANIARSLKKLGATPKDIISILEAMKDAGAIHADLEII; encoded by the coding sequence GTGAGACGGACGGTTTTTCTCTTTCTCTTCCTGGTGCCGATCTTCGTACAGGCGGCAAAAATCAAGGAAATCAGCAATATTCTGGGGGTGAGGGACAACCAACTCATCGGGTACGGCCTGGTCGTCGGTCTCAACAAAACCGGTGACGGCACCACCTCCAAATTCACGCTTCAAACCATCTCCAACATGCTCCAGTCGATGAACGTCAAACTCGACCCCAAGGATATCAAGTCGAAAAACGTCGCGGCGGTGATGGTGACCGCCACCCTGCCGCCTTTCGCGAGGCAGGGGGACAAACTCGACGTGGTCGTCTCTTCTATGGGAGACGCCAAATCCCTGGAGGGCGGAACGCTGCTGATGACCCCCCTCAAGGGCGTCGACGGGCGCATTTACGCGCTTGCGCAGGGGTCCATCACCATCGGCGGCCGCAACGGCCGCGGCGGCGGCACACTCAACCACGCCACCGCCGGCCGCATTCCCGGGGGTGCCCTAGTGGAGCAGGAGGTTCCTTTCGACCTCTATTCCCAGAAACTGGCGACCCTCAGCCTCAAAACCGCCAACTTCCAGAATGCGGTCTCCATTCAGAAGATTCTCAACCGCTTCTACAAAAAGCGTGTCGCCGTTGCCGTCGATGCGAGAACCATCCGGCTGAAAAAGCCGGAGAATCTCAGCATGACCGAATTTCTGGCCCAGGTGGGGGACCTCTCCATCGATTACGAAACGCTCCCCAAAATCGTCATCGACGAGCGGACCGGAACGGTGGTGGCGGGCGTGGATGTCGAAGTGGAACCGGTCATGATCACCCACGGGGACATCGTCATCAAGATCGACGAGAGAAAACGTCTGCCTGCCGTCACGAAAGGGAGCGGTGCGGTCAATATCGGCGCTTCGACGCAGGTCCAGCCGCAGAACAACGCCGTCGTGACACGCTCGGGCGCCACGACCGTTGCCAATATCGCCAGGTCGCTGAAGAAGCTGGGTGCGACGCCGAAAGACATCATTTCGATTCTTGAGGCGATGAAGGATGCCGGCGCCATTCACGCCGACCTCGAGATCATCTGA
- a CDS encoding rod-binding protein, whose translation MQIDSVGYRPQVPSLTASDRKRLKKETDAFEAIIIKMLLDKAIESKESLLPKDPGRDIYRSMMNDERSKQLSGAFGYSELLFNYLTEKRT comes from the coding sequence ATGCAGATCGATTCCGTGGGGTACCGACCGCAGGTGCCGTCACTGACCGCATCGGACAGAAAACGCCTGAAGAAGGAGACCGACGCCTTCGAGGCGATCATCATCAAGATGCTGCTGGACAAGGCGATCGAGTCGAAAGAGTCCCTCCTGCCCAAAGATCCGGGCCGCGACATCTACCGCTCCATGATGAACGACGAGCGCAGCAAACAGCTCAGCGGGGCGTTCGGATACAGTGAGCTCCTTTTCAACTATTTGACGGAAAAAAGGACTTAA
- a CDS encoding flagellar biosynthesis anti-sigma factor FlgM produces MIRNVGGHNNTAYLNDVKKNDVQDANNVEKQTLAKQSRVDDLKKQIQSGAYQIDLKATATKMAQELKPDL; encoded by the coding sequence ATGATTCGCAACGTCGGTGGACACAACAATACCGCCTATCTGAACGATGTCAAGAAAAACGATGTACAGGATGCGAACAACGTCGAAAAACAGACGCTCGCCAAACAGAGCCGCGTGGACGATCTGAAAAAACAGATCCAAAGCGGGGCGTATCAGATCGACCTGAAAGCGACGGCCACGAAGATGGCGCAGGAGCTGAAGCCCGATCTGTGA